The Paludisphaera rhizosphaerae genome segment ACCTTGCGGTAGTCCTCGTAAACCTCGGCCTTCTTTTTGCCGATGCGGTCGCTGTCGCGCGCCTTCTCCGCGTGAAGCCGGTCGACGTCGCACACGGCCACGAAATCGCCGAATCGGGAGGCGCTTCGGGCGTCGCCCGACCCCTGCCCGCCGGCGCCGATCAGGGCGAGCCGCGGCCGGTCGTTCTTGGCCTGGAACGCCGCCCCCCGGGCCGTTTTCGGCGCCTCGCCCAGCGCGGCGGCCGCCGCGCCCGCCGCCCCGATCCGCAAGAACTCCCGTCGATTGCCGCCGGTCCGCACGATCATCGCCGCGCCTCGCTTTCGCACAGGGTGGACAAGTCTCCAACACCTGGCGAACATACTCCGCGCGAGGGCGCGGCTCAAGGAGGAGCCGGCTCCAGACGTTACTCGACCTCGTGGACGAGCAGGGCGTTGTGGCTGGGGTTGTCGGGGATGACGCCGCGGACGACGACCAGGCGGTCGCCGGTGTTGATCAGGTCGCTGCGGCGGCACCATTCGTCGGCGAAGGCCAGCACCTGGCCGGTGTCGAACAGTTCGGGGATGTGCAGCGGGGTGACGCCCCAGTACAGGGCCATCGCCTGGGCGACCTCGGCGTCGTCGGTCAGAGCCAGGGTCGGCGTGGCGTTGCGCTGCTTGGAGAGCGCCAGGGCCGTCCTTCCCGAGTGCGTGGCCACGACCATCAGCGCCGCACGGAGCCTGGAGGCCACATGGCTGGCCGATTCAACGACGGCCTCAGTGATCGGCAGCACCTGGCCGGCGCGAGAGACCGGCCGGCTCGGGCCGCCGGGAGCGTCCTTGCGGACCGCCAGCCAGTCGCCGAAGCCCTCCTCATAGCGGGCGAAAATCAGGTTTTCGGCCTCGTGAGCGATCTGGCTCATCATCGAAACGGCGTCGACGGGGTACTGACCGATCGCCGTCTCTCCGGAGAGCATCACGGCGTCGGTGCCGTCGAGCACGGCGTTGAAGACGTCGGACGCCTCCGCGCGGGTGGGGCGGCTGGACGACTCCATGCTGTTGAGCATCTGGGTGGCCGTGATCACGGGCACTCGCGCCTTGTGGCAGATCTCGATGATCCGCTTCTGGACGGCCGGAACCTTGGCGACGTCGATCTCCACCCCCAGATCGCCGCGGGCCACCATGATGCCGTCGGATTCGGCGACGATCGATTCCAGGTTGGCGACCGCCTGGGGCTTCTCGATCTTGGAGATGATCCGGGCCCGGCTGCCGCGCGCTTCCAACTCGGACCGTAGCCGCGTCACGTCGGCCGCGTGGCGCACGAACGAGAGGCCGACGTACGAGACGTCGTGCTTGGCCGTCCACTCCAGGTCGGCCAGGTCCTTGTCCGTCAGGGCCGAGACGCTCAGGGCCGCCCCGGGGACGTTGATCCCCTGGTTGGACCGGATCCGCCCGGGGAGCGTCACCTTCATCCGGACCCAGGCCGGCCTCTTCTCAAGCACCGTCATGCCGACCGTGCCGTCGGCGAAGAGCACCACCTGGCCCACGTCCAGGTCGTCGGGCAATTCCTTGTAGGTGCAGGTCAGCTCGTGAGGGTTCTCGGGCTCGGTCGGCTTCGACGTCAGGACGAACTCAGCATCCAGGTCGCACGCCACCACGTCGCCGGCGATCGTCCCCAGCCGGATTTTGGGTCCGCAGAGATCCTGAAGAACGGCGATTTGACGGCCCAGGTCGCGTGCGACCTCCTGGATCGCCTCGAACGTCGCCGAGTGCTCGGCGTGCGAGCCGTGCGAGAAATTAAGCCGGAAGACGTCCACTCCCGCCTCGGCCAGACGCCGCAGCATCGCCGGATCGCGCGACGCCGGGCCCAGCGTGGCCACGATCTTGGTTCTGACTTTGCCGACCGGCTCGACCTGGGCGTTCGACATGTGACATCCTGTATCGTGTTTGTCGCCGTGTGTGGGTGTGCGCCCCGTCGCCGCACATTCAGGAGCCGGAGAGGTTGGTCGATTTTAGGGAATCGTTCAAGCCGTGCCCAGAGTCTCGGCGATGAGACTCCCCGGCTCGACCCGCTCAATCGGTTAGGTCCATCAACGAGGACGTGGTCAAGGTCCGGGCGGAATTGACGAATCCCCGATCGTCGCGGACAATTGCATGGACCGTCGGGGAAGGGGGGCCGACCGGCCCGGGAACCTCGGCAACGGGCCGCAACGTCCCCCCCCACAGCGAGGCCGGCGTCAACTATGAAGCGTACGTTCGCGGTCGTCGTCTTATTGGCTGCGCTCGGGGTGATGGTCAAGCTGGCCGTCAAGCCCGCCGCCCTTCCTCCGCCGCGCGCCGATGAGCCGGCCGCGACGGTCGCGCCGACCGTCTCCGAGGAAGACGCCCTCCTCGCCCGCTACGCCGGCTCCTCGCCCGAGGATCGGGCATTGGTCGCCCGGGTCGTCGAGCGGTATCGCCTCAACGCCGTGGCGGTTGAACGCTCGGACGGAATCCGCGGGCTGAAGTTGCTGGACCGTCTGGACCTGGAAGCGATCTTCCTCCACGAGAAGCATCCCACAGAGTTCCGTCGGCTTCGCGACCTCCTGGACGACGCCGCTGCGGCCGACCTTTTGCTGCACTGGCGTGAGTATTTCGGGATGAAGCGGGCCGACGACACCGACCGCACGATCCTGATCGACGAGCTGGAGAAGCTCACGCCCACCCAGCGTCGGCTTGCCTCGAAGCATCCCTCCGCGCTCCCCTTGATGCTGGCCGATCCCGAGGGCGTGGCCGAGATGATGGCCTCCGCCGAGGACGACGCGACGCTCATCGATCGCCTGGTCGTCCTCAACATGGTGACTCTGGAGCACGGCGCGGCCGACCTCCGCGCGGCGATTCGGACCCTCGACGCCCACCCGACGCTGGCGCTCGACGCCTTCCGGCTCGACGGTATGGAAGGCTTCGCGCTGGTGAGTCTTTACGGTCCGGTGCTCGAGAACATCGGCCCGGCCGTTCCGCTCGACGAGAGCCTGATCCTGCTGCGGGTGAACACCGATTTCGTCGACGAGCAGTTGCAGACCCACCGTCCTGAGACCGTCGCCCGGCGACTCGCCCACGTCAAGGCGGCCGGTCTGGTGAAGGAGGTGGGGGGGAGTCCGAACGGGCTCCGGCTGTCGGTGGAGTTCGGCGAGCTGGGCGATAAGGCGCTCGCGAAGGCCGGGGCCGACGCCGCCGACGTGGTCTTCGACTCCTTCGCCGACCCGGTTCTGCGTCGTCAGGCGGCCTCGGCGCTGGCCGACCACGGGACGATGGCTCTGGCGATGCTCGCCAAGTATTCGACCGATCCCGACTTCCGCGACATCCTCCGCTCCTATGGCGGGGCGGTGATCCCGGCGATCGCCCGGGCCGACGCCGGGCCGGAGACGTTGACCTACCTTCAGGCCAAGGATCAGCGGTCGTTCAAGGAGAACCTCGCCCGGACGGCGCTTTACCTGGCCGGCGACGATGGCCAGTCGGTGATCCGGACGATCCGCAAGGACGGCCTGGAGCGGGTCGCGAGCCTGTCCGACTCCGACCTGCGGTTCCAGCAGTTCCTTCCTCTCTACGACGTGATCCACCTGAGCGACGTCCTCCGCCGCGGCTACACGCCGACGACCGGCGAGGCGGCCTGGGCCTTGCTGGACGCCTGCTTCATCGTCACCGACGTCCTCAGCCTGGCGGCCGCCCAGCCTGAAGGCGTGGTCGCCATGGAGGCCGCCCGATCCGAGGTGAAGGCGGCCGTCCGCGAAGGCTCAAAGTCAGCCGCTCGCGAGGCCGTCGAGACGAGCGTCGAATCGGCCGCGAAGGCCGCCGCCCGCGAGACCGGCGACGAGGCGGCCCAACGCGTGGCCCGCTGGTGGGCCGTCCGCTCGGCCGGCGGCGTTTTCCAGGTCCTCCGCCGCACCCCGGAAGCCCTCGCCCGCATGACCCTCGGCCAGCTCGCCGACGTTGCCCGCCCCCTCTGCACCAAGGCCGGCCTCCGCCTGGCCTCGTGGACTCCCGTCCGCCTCGTGAAAGACGGTGCCGAGGTCGTCCTCAAGATCCCCCCCGAACGCGGCCTCAAATACGTCGGCGCTCAACTCGCCCAGGCGACCGTCGGCGTCGTCGGCTTCCGCAAGATGGAAGAACACCTCAGCTCGCGAAGGCCGCAAGGCCAGCAGCAATAACGGCTTGCGGATCTCCATGAAACCCATGAATCCCGCGATTCTGCTGCATTTCCCGGGGATTTGCTGCAGGAATGCTGCATCCAGGGATTCGCGATTTTTGATTTAACGTCGGGGCGGAGGGGCCGTCGTCGCGGTTCTAGGCCGTCGACCTCGCCGGACGTCGACGCCGGCTCCTTCGGTCGGTCGTCCGTGTGGCTTACTCCCTCCGGGAGGGTTCCATATGAACACTGACGAAGCGACCAAGGCCCTGGCCGAAATCTACCTGACCGGCGAGTCGGACACGCGGGCGGAGCGTGAGGCAGAGTGCCACCTCTGGCAAGCCCGCGAGCGGGCCGAGGCCGAGGACTGGGACACGGCGGATTACTCGCTCGACGCCGCGTACCACGCCCTGGGGGCCGAGTCGCATCCGGAGGCCACCGCCGACGACCTGAGCCGGAGGAAGCATTCGATCCGCGTCGAAGCGGAGCGGTTGTCGCGGGACGCGTTTGGGGAGGAGTGAGGGTTGGCTTCCTCCGATCTCCCAGCACGCGCTTGACCGCCACTTAAACTCATGGTTTAATTCCGGAAGTCGATCGAAGCTTCCAAGCCCGCTGCAGAGCGGAGCCCTTCGGGGCCTGAAACGGTGCGTTCGTTCGGAGTGGCCCGCCTAACACACGGGGCGGTCCGGGCAAGGGGCGCATCGCCGGTTGGAGAGAGCAGAGGCCGATCCGCGAGCCACCCCGTGTGGTTGGGCGGGACCAAGGCGAAGCGCCGTGCAGCACTCAGCTGGCGGCATGATGGAGGGACCGAAGGTCGGTTCCTAGTCGCGTCCTTGGGAGTTGATTCCATGAGTGAATTTAATCGATCGACCGCCAGTAGTTCCGACCTTCGGTACGACGCTGAGATTGGGCTTCTCGCCGAATTTTGGAGTCGTCTCCGGATCGAGGACGAGCTGGGTGCGACCACATGGGGTGTCTTAGAACCCCTGGAGCGGGAAGTGACCGAGGCATTGCGAAGTGATCCGCCGGACATCCGACGGGCCGACGACGCAACCGCCAAAGCCATGTTCCTCATCTCCGGAATCGAGTTCTAAGACACCCCCTCCACTTACGGAGGAGGACATGGGCATACCACTAGGAAAGACGTCGCTCTATCTCCGTAACTGCCTCGAACTGAAGCAGAAGGAAATGGCCGAAGCGTTGGGCATCTCGGTCGTCCACTACTGCAACATCGAGAACGGGAAATCCGTCCCTTCCGCCGAACTCGTCGACCGATATCGCGATTTGTGGGACGTGGACCTGCACGTCCTGGGTTGGAGTATGTTCGGGGACGTGAGCAAGCTGCCCCGCCCGCTCCAGGAATCCGCGGCTAAGCTGGCCGAGCAATGGAAGCGAGAGTTGGCCAAGAAGACCGTCCTACAGCGGAGCGGCAACGACTGAGATGCTCAACGTCCGGTCGGAGAGATGTCTGGCCGACATATTGGGCGTCACCGTTCACGCGCTGAAGGTCGACCTCGGGCGCTTGAACCGGGATGTCCGCGAGTTCCAACTGATCGACCCCGCCAGACCGGACAAGGTGCGGGAGGTAATCCAGATCGTCGGGGCCTGGCGCAGACATCTCGACAGGTTGATGGAGCGGTTGCTCCTGCCCAGGATCACGCCCTCCATCCATAATCACGGAGGGGTGAAGGGTCGGTCGATTTTCACGAACGCATCGGCCCACGCCGAAAACGTTTACGTCTACACAGCAGACGTTAGAGACTTCTTCCCTTCGATCCATCACCGGCGCGTTTACAGGCTCTTCTTCGGTCGCTTCGGCTGTTCGCCGGACGTCGCGAGCATCTGCACCCGGCTTTGCACGCACAACTATCACTTGGCGGTCGGACTCCCCTCGAGCCCGCTGCTCGCGGACCAAGCGATGCGAGAGGTCGACGAGCGAATCCACGGTGCTTGCCAGTCTGCGGGGCTGACCTACACGCGATTCGTCGACGACCTGACGATCTCGGGAGGATTCGACTTTGCGGGCAGCGGGTTCCTGAAACTCCTTCCGCGTATCCTCGAGAAGCATGGCTTTCGCTTGAATCCCAGAAAGATCGAGATCGGCCGTCTCGACGACGGGCCTCAGGTGACGAAGCTGTGGGTCAATAGGGGGCGGCCTGACGTCGCGCGAGAGTTCATTCAAAGGCTTATGGAGCAGATGGAGGACGCCGAACGATTGGCCAACGGCGGTGATTTCGTGGGCCCATACTTCACGCCGGACCAAATCTACGGTCGCGTTTGCTTCGTACGCTCTATTCGATGGGGCCGAGGCAGAGACTTGATGCGACGCTATCGATCGGTGCAGTGGTCGAAGGTCGAAGCGGAAGCCGGGCGTCTCGGGCTCGTGGCAGAGCGGAAGCGCCTCATCCCGAAGCCAAAAGAAGAAGCCGGTTGAATCGCTCGAACCTAGCCTCAAAGGGCTTCGACCTCAGCCCAGTCGGGTCCACTGGGCGGACCTTGTTAGGTCTCATCAGGGTGAAAAAGTAAGTTCCACCCGGCAAGTACGCCCGACGGAAGTCGGGCATCGCGAGACCTGATCTTTCGACTGGTCCGCGGTGCAGACCCTATTCCTACTTGCAATCGGGGCGGGTTGGTTCTGTCTGTCTCTCAGTCGGTGCGGACGCAGGTGTAGCAGTCCTGGTGGCGGTCCCATCCTTCCTCAACGGCATGGACAAGCTGGAGGCCCTGGGAGTCTTCGATTCGGCGGCTCACCCAATTCAGGGATGAGAGGCTCGTGCCGTAGTTCCAGTCCAGGCCGGTGTAGCGGCCGTAGGCGAAGCCGTTTTGGTCGTAACCTGTCGTCAGCGCGTCGAGTTCGGCGTCGCTGTGGCCGTAGGTCGCTCCGCGACGCTTCATGTTCTTGCAGGCCTTGTTGCCGTGCGTTGTGAAGACGAGCACGCCCCTCGGGCGGAGCGCGCGGCGGAACGACTCCAGGAAGAGGTCCCACTTCGGCGCGTCGACGTGCGTGAAGAGCGAACCGACCCAGATCAGGTCGAAGTGGTCGACGGGCAGGGGGAGTTTCGAAGGGTCGTCGTTGGAGTGGAGCGGGATCGCGTCGAACGTGGCGGCGCAGAATTCAACGCCTTCGCGCTCGAGGTCGGACGCCGTGATCCGGGCCTGGGGGAATCCCCGGCGCAGGTGGCGCAGGACTCGTCCCTGGCCGCAGGGCAGGTCGAGGATCGTCCAGACGCCGTAAGGGGCTCCGTCGAAGCCGACTTCGGGTCGGCCCGCGGCGCGAAGGCCGTCCTCAATGCACGCCAGCGCCGACTGGCCCGCTTTCCAGTAATGCTCCATGCCGCAGAAGCTCATCTGCTCGCGGGGGGACAGCGTGCAATTCAGCGTTCCCTGGACTCCCAGGCTCATCGACCGCGCCCTCCTTCGTCCGACTTCAGCCCCGGAAGGTTACTTCCCTCCCCGGAAATCGCACGAAAGGTAGCGAATCAACCAATGCGAGCAAGGCCGAAAATCACTCGTTCCTCCCTGTGGACAGACGATGACCGTTGTTCCAGGGTTGGACGTACAGGAGAGGAGAACGGGGGCCTGGCGAACGTCCGGCCTCGATATGACGACGGCCCGTAAGGGCGGAACCCCCGGCCGACGATGCGTCCGGGGGCATGGCTTCGGGGGGAGGATCAATATGCGTCAGAGGAGACGACTTCACCGCCGGCACGGGTGGCGAGGGCCATGTAGACCGCCGGCGAGATGGAGTTCTTGAGGAACTTGACGCTGCCGTCTCCCATCAGGGTGTTGACCCCGCCGGAGTGGTAGCTCGACGCCTTGGCGTAGGTCGCCTGGTCGGGCCAACCGCCCGTGGTCGACCGGCAGGCTCCCCAGGGATACTGGGTCGAGTTCGGAGT includes the following:
- a CDS encoding helix-turn-helix transcriptional regulator, encoding MGIPLGKTSLYLRNCLELKQKEMAEALGISVVHYCNIENGKSVPSAELVDRYRDLWDVDLHVLGWSMFGDVSKLPRPLQESAAKLAEQWKRELAKKTVLQRSGND
- a CDS encoding reverse transcriptase family protein, whose translation is MLNVRSERCLADILGVTVHALKVDLGRLNRDVREFQLIDPARPDKVREVIQIVGAWRRHLDRLMERLLLPRITPSIHNHGGVKGRSIFTNASAHAENVYVYTADVRDFFPSIHHRRVYRLFFGRFGCSPDVASICTRLCTHNYHLAVGLPSSPLLADQAMREVDERIHGACQSAGLTYTRFVDDLTISGGFDFAGSGFLKLLPRILEKHGFRLNPRKIEIGRLDDGPQVTKLWVNRGRPDVAREFIQRLMEQMEDAERLANGGDFVGPYFTPDQIYGRVCFVRSIRWGRGRDLMRRYRSVQWSKVEAEAGRLGLVAERKRLIPKPKEEAG
- the pyk gene encoding pyruvate kinase — protein: MSNAQVEPVGKVRTKIVATLGPASRDPAMLRRLAEAGVDVFRLNFSHGSHAEHSATFEAIQEVARDLGRQIAVLQDLCGPKIRLGTIAGDVVACDLDAEFVLTSKPTEPENPHELTCTYKELPDDLDVGQVVLFADGTVGMTVLEKRPAWVRMKVTLPGRIRSNQGINVPGAALSVSALTDKDLADLEWTAKHDVSYVGLSFVRHAADVTRLRSELEARGSRARIISKIEKPQAVANLESIVAESDGIMVARGDLGVEIDVAKVPAVQKRIIEICHKARVPVITATQMLNSMESSSRPTRAEASDVFNAVLDGTDAVMLSGETAIGQYPVDAVSMMSQIAHEAENLIFARYEEGFGDWLAVRKDAPGGPSRPVSRAGQVLPITEAVVESASHVASRLRAALMVVATHSGRTALALSKQRNATPTLALTDDAEVAQAMALYWGVTPLHIPELFDTGQVLAFADEWCRRSDLINTGDRLVVVRGVIPDNPSHNALLVHEVE
- a CDS encoding class I SAM-dependent methyltransferase; its protein translation is MSLGVQGTLNCTLSPREQMSFCGMEHYWKAGQSALACIEDGLRAAGRPEVGFDGAPYGVWTILDLPCGQGRVLRHLRRGFPQARITASDLEREGVEFCAATFDAIPLHSNDDPSKLPLPVDHFDLIWVGSLFTHVDAPKWDLFLESFRRALRPRGVLVFTTHGNKACKNMKRRGATYGHSDAELDALTTGYDQNGFAYGRYTGLDWNYGTSLSSLNWVSRRIEDSQGLQLVHAVEEGWDRHQDCYTCVRTD